In Crassostrea angulata isolate pt1a10 chromosome 6, ASM2561291v2, whole genome shotgun sequence, a genomic segment contains:
- the LOC128187203 gene encoding sodium/nucleoside cotransporter 2-like isoform X2: MVKRLLQSIVKKTQIVFSGISLVLTAAMILINLSSPGNLVSLAGIVALLLFSWLISYHKTRIDPRPVVWGLALQFLLGLFVLRTNVGQQTFSFLGKQVELFLSHVIAGVEFVFGENYVDFEFAFKLMPTVIFVNSAVSILYHCGLMQAVIQKLAVVMHYTMGTSAAETLCTASSIFLGQPEASFTIRPYLEKMTQSELHAIMTAGFASVTADVFGLFVVYGISSAHILTAVLMSAPAGLAVSKIIYPEVEEPETRDLSKMQHQEDSKETANLIDAAARGATDAIFVVFAVVASLIAFLSLLHFINAVIAYLGSLVDIEDLSLDVILSFALIPVTFLMGVPWSDCRVVGEVVGLKTVINEFVGYQRLGSYIKANQISKKAETIATYALCGFSNPTTVGITLSGLGALIPSRRKDLAKLVMTSWVAGSIACFLTACFAGLMYTETENEPLRTPFSPSNVTLNFTTIPTAT; the protein is encoded by the exons ATGGTTAAAAGGTTGCTGCAGTCCATTGTCAAGAAAACTCA AATTGTGTTCAGTGGGATATCCTTGGTGCTAACAGCCGCCATGATTCTCATCAATCTATCTTCTCCCGGAAATCTCGTGTCCCTGGCCGGTATCGTTGCATTGCTGCTATTCAGTTGGTTAATCTCCTACCACAAAACAAGG ATAGATCCCCGCCCCGTAGTATGGGGTCTGGCCCTGCAGTTTCTCCTCGGACTTTTTGTTCTCCGTACAAATGTCGGACAGCAGACTTTTTCTTTCCTTGGGAAACAAGTCGAACTCTTCTTAAGTCACGTGATTGCTGGTGTGGAGTTTGTTTTCGGGGAAAACTACGTGGATTTTGAATTTGCTTTTaag CTGATGCCAACAGTGATTTTCGTGAACTCTGCCGTGTCCATCTTGTACCACTGTGGACTCATGCAGGCGGTGATCCAGAAGCTGGCGGTGGTCATGCACTATACCATGGGGACCTCAGCCGCCGAGACCCTTTGTACGGCCTCCAGTATCTTCCTCGGGCAG CCGGAAGCATCTTTTACGATTCGTCCATACCTAGAGAAAATGACGCAATCAGAACTCCACGCCATCATGACGGCAGGATTTGCCAGCGTCACCGCTGACGTATTTGGTCTTTTTGTCGTTTACGGA ATATCCTCGGCCCACATTCTGACGGCAGTTCTGATGTCAGCGCCAGCGGGGCTAGCCGTCTCTAAGATTATTTATCCGGAAGTCGAAGAACCGGAAACGAGAGATCTTTCAAAAATGCAACATCAAGAAGACAG CAAAGAAACCGCCAACCTGATCGATGCGGCTGCTAGGGGAGCGACGGACGCCATCTTTGTGGTGTTCGCGGTGGTGGCTAGTCTGATCGCTTTCCTCAGCTTGTTACATTTCATTAACGCCGTTATTGCCTACCTTGGAAGTCTCGTAGACATAGAGGACCTATCTCTTGAT GTGATTTTGTCCTTTGCTCTGATTCCTGTTACCTTTCTGATGGGTGTGCCTTGGTCAGATTGTCGAGTTGTGGGAGAGGTGGTCGGGCTAAAAACCGTAATCAATGAGTTTGTAGGCTACCAGAGACTCGGGTCATACATCAAGGCGAACCAAATATCG AAAAAAGCTGAAACAATAGCAACATATGCACTCTGCGGGTTTTCGAACCCGACAACTGTTGGTATTACGTTATCCGGCCTCGGTGCACTAATCCCTTCGAGGCGGAAGGATTTGGCAAAACTAGTCATGACGTCATGGGTTGCTGGAAGCATCGCCTGTTTTTTGACTGCTTGTTTTGCAG GTCTGATGTACACAGAAACAGAAAATGAGCCTCTTCGAACTCCATTTTCCCCATCCAATGttacattaaattttacaaCGATTCCAACTGCAACGTAA
- the LOC128187203 gene encoding sodium/nucleoside cotransporter 2-like isoform X1, which produces MPRGLTMESADIILSPTETLDQPQPPQPDSEQGPHSATVKQTIKRGLLCATVLAYFVYFSFAMAMNFQKAIPLLCITAFVCFCTSYALVKRKFGSRIAKSMHITWLKGCCSPLSRKLSIIVFSGISLVLTAAMILINLSSPGNLVSLAGIVALLLFSWLISYHKTRIDPRPVVWGLALQFLLGLFVLRTNVGQQTFSFLGKQVELFLSHVIAGVEFVFGENYVDFEFAFKLMPTVIFVNSAVSILYHCGLMQAVIQKLAVVMHYTMGTSAAETLCTASSIFLGQPEASFTIRPYLEKMTQSELHAIMTAGFASVTADVFGLFVVYGISSAHILTAVLMSAPAGLAVSKIIYPEVEEPETRDLSKMQHQEDSKETANLIDAAARGATDAIFVVFAVVASLIAFLSLLHFINAVIAYLGSLVDIEDLSLDVILSFALIPVTFLMGVPWSDCRVVGEVVGLKTVINEFVGYQRLGSYIKANQISKKAETIATYALCGFSNPTTVGITLSGLGALIPSRRKDLAKLVMTSWVAGSIACFLTACFAGLMYTETENEPLRTPFSPSNVTLNFTTIPTAT; this is translated from the exons ATGCCACGAGGGTTAACAATGGAGTCGGCTGACATCATACTTAGTCCTACTG AAACCCTTGATCAGCCTCAGCCACCACAGCCAGATTCTGAGCAGGGACCTCACTCTGCGACAGTTAAACAGACCATCAAGAGAGGGCTCCTGTGTGCAACTGTGTTAGCCTATTTCGTCTACTTTTCTTTCGCCATGGCAATGAACTTCCAGAAGGCCATTCCGTTGCTATGCATCACTGCATTCGTCTGCTTCTGCACGAGCTATGCGCTCGTAAAGAGGAAGTTTGGAAGTCGAATTGCAAAAAGCATGCACATTACATGGTTAAAAGGTTGCTGCAGTCCATTGTCAAGAAAACTCAGTAT AATTGTGTTCAGTGGGATATCCTTGGTGCTAACAGCCGCCATGATTCTCATCAATCTATCTTCTCCCGGAAATCTCGTGTCCCTGGCCGGTATCGTTGCATTGCTGCTATTCAGTTGGTTAATCTCCTACCACAAAACAAGG ATAGATCCCCGCCCCGTAGTATGGGGTCTGGCCCTGCAGTTTCTCCTCGGACTTTTTGTTCTCCGTACAAATGTCGGACAGCAGACTTTTTCTTTCCTTGGGAAACAAGTCGAACTCTTCTTAAGTCACGTGATTGCTGGTGTGGAGTTTGTTTTCGGGGAAAACTACGTGGATTTTGAATTTGCTTTTaag CTGATGCCAACAGTGATTTTCGTGAACTCTGCCGTGTCCATCTTGTACCACTGTGGACTCATGCAGGCGGTGATCCAGAAGCTGGCGGTGGTCATGCACTATACCATGGGGACCTCAGCCGCCGAGACCCTTTGTACGGCCTCCAGTATCTTCCTCGGGCAG CCGGAAGCATCTTTTACGATTCGTCCATACCTAGAGAAAATGACGCAATCAGAACTCCACGCCATCATGACGGCAGGATTTGCCAGCGTCACCGCTGACGTATTTGGTCTTTTTGTCGTTTACGGA ATATCCTCGGCCCACATTCTGACGGCAGTTCTGATGTCAGCGCCAGCGGGGCTAGCCGTCTCTAAGATTATTTATCCGGAAGTCGAAGAACCGGAAACGAGAGATCTTTCAAAAATGCAACATCAAGAAGACAG CAAAGAAACCGCCAACCTGATCGATGCGGCTGCTAGGGGAGCGACGGACGCCATCTTTGTGGTGTTCGCGGTGGTGGCTAGTCTGATCGCTTTCCTCAGCTTGTTACATTTCATTAACGCCGTTATTGCCTACCTTGGAAGTCTCGTAGACATAGAGGACCTATCTCTTGAT GTGATTTTGTCCTTTGCTCTGATTCCTGTTACCTTTCTGATGGGTGTGCCTTGGTCAGATTGTCGAGTTGTGGGAGAGGTGGTCGGGCTAAAAACCGTAATCAATGAGTTTGTAGGCTACCAGAGACTCGGGTCATACATCAAGGCGAACCAAATATCG AAAAAAGCTGAAACAATAGCAACATATGCACTCTGCGGGTTTTCGAACCCGACAACTGTTGGTATTACGTTATCCGGCCTCGGTGCACTAATCCCTTCGAGGCGGAAGGATTTGGCAAAACTAGTCATGACGTCATGGGTTGCTGGAAGCATCGCCTGTTTTTTGACTGCTTGTTTTGCAG GTCTGATGTACACAGAAACAGAAAATGAGCCTCTTCGAACTCCATTTTCCCCATCCAATGttacattaaattttacaaCGATTCCAACTGCAACGTAA